From Rickettsia endosymbiont of Ceutorhynchus obstrictus, a single genomic window includes:
- a CDS encoding SURF1 family protein: MDFFTLCTVIILITLGFWQLSRLKEKKLFLEAMDYNLTSPAVDLNALEDNLIYRKVKITGHFLADADMHLYGRRSMSKEKDGYYLVTPFKTMNGKIILVARGWFSNRHKNAISSAANEQMHEIIGVTLPSEKTRSFIPDNDIKNNVWFTLDLAGASSILGLKLENFYVILDGKDISDLDILIPLSMNHLANVRNDHLEYALTWFGLAISLIVIYYLRKAKFKS, encoded by the coding sequence ATAGATTTCTTTACTTTATGTACGGTTATTATATTGATAACGCTTGGCTTTTGGCAGCTTAGTCGTTTAAAAGAAAAAAAACTATTTCTAGAGGCTATGGATTATAATCTGACTAGCCCTGCCGTAGATTTAAATGCTTTAGAGGATAATTTAATTTATCGTAAAGTAAAAATTACCGGACATTTTTTAGCCGACGCAGATATGCATTTATACGGGCGTAGATCAATGTCGAAGGAAAAAGACGGTTATTATTTAGTGACGCCTTTTAAGACTATGAACGGTAAAATTATTTTAGTAGCTCGCGGCTGGTTTAGTAATCGCCATAAAAACGCTATTTCTAGTGCCGCGAATGAGCAAATGCACGAAATTATCGGTGTAACGTTGCCTAGCGAAAAAACACGCTCTTTTATCCCCGATAATGACATAAAAAATAATGTCTGGTTTACTTTGGATTTGGCAGGCGCTTCTAGCATTTTAGGGCTAAAGTTAGAAAATTTTTATGTAATTTTGGACGGCAAAGATATTAGTGATTTAGATATTCTTATTCCTTTATCGATGAATCATTTAGCAAATGTTAGAAACGATCATTTAGAATATGCTTTAACCTGGTTTGGACTCGCTATTTCTTTAATCGTGATTTATTATTTGCGTAAAGCTAAATTCAAATCTTGA